One genomic segment of Hymenobacter psoromatis includes these proteins:
- the purD gene encoding phosphoribosylamine--glycine ligase encodes MTSKNLVLLGSGAREHALAIKLRQDGATVHVLPGNAGIPGSVPGISALDFSAIQAFCNEQEVKLIVVGPEAPLAAGVADFFLNTDIRVFGPRRQAATLESSKVWSKDFMRRHGIATARAWSYRSDHLAEAQAKVEELQGQVVVKYDGLAAGKGVYVCSSVAEGTAALTELRELYEGWFSVLLEEKLTGPEVSLIGLTDGNRIRLLAPAQDHKQLLANDEGPNTGGMGAYCPVPFLHDNWLATIRRDIIDPTLRGLQAEPFDFVGFLYFGVMLTPDGPKLLEYNVRLGDPEAEVILPALESSLLELIVATLDGNLAQTVTRQRPGAFVGLVLASGGYPAAEFPTGFPIHGIGNQGQGTQLYLGGVKPGEIDGELLTNGGRVAVLVSHGPDLPTAVQLAYTEAELVYFQDKYVRSDIGQRPTPLLETSAY; translated from the coding sequence ATGACTTCTAAAAATCTCGTCCTCCTCGGCTCCGGTGCCCGTGAGCACGCCTTGGCCATTAAGCTCCGCCAGGATGGCGCGACTGTGCACGTGCTGCCTGGCAACGCCGGCATCCCCGGCAGTGTGCCTGGTATCAGCGCCCTCGATTTTTCGGCCATTCAAGCCTTCTGCAATGAGCAGGAGGTCAAGCTAATAGTGGTGGGGCCGGAAGCGCCGCTCGCCGCCGGCGTGGCTGACTTTTTTCTCAATACTGATATCCGCGTGTTTGGCCCGCGCCGGCAGGCGGCTACCCTCGAAAGCTCGAAGGTGTGGAGCAAGGACTTCATGCGCCGCCACGGCATTGCCACGGCCCGCGCCTGGAGCTACCGCAGCGACCATCTGGCGGAGGCTCAGGCCAAAGTGGAGGAGCTGCAAGGCCAGGTAGTGGTAAAATACGACGGGCTGGCCGCCGGCAAAGGTGTGTATGTGTGCAGCTCGGTAGCCGAGGGTACGGCCGCCCTCACCGAATTGCGCGAATTGTACGAAGGCTGGTTTTCGGTGCTGCTCGAAGAGAAGCTGACCGGCCCTGAGGTAAGCCTCATTGGTCTCACCGATGGCAACCGCATCCGCCTGCTGGCCCCGGCTCAGGACCATAAGCAGCTGCTAGCCAACGATGAAGGCCCCAACACGGGTGGCATGGGCGCGTATTGCCCGGTGCCGTTTCTGCATGATAACTGGCTGGCTACCATCCGCCGCGATATTATCGACCCCACACTGCGCGGCCTGCAAGCCGAGCCGTTCGACTTCGTAGGCTTCCTCTACTTTGGGGTAATGCTGACGCCCGACGGCCCTAAGCTGCTCGAATACAATGTGCGCCTTGGCGACCCCGAGGCCGAAGTGATTCTGCCCGCACTGGAAAGCAGCCTGCTCGAACTCATTGTGGCCACGCTCGATGGCAACCTGGCCCAGACCGTGACGCGGCAGCGCCCCGGCGCGTTCGTGGGCCTGGTGCTGGCTTCGGGCGGCTACCCGGCGGCGGAGTTTCCAACGGGCTTCCCGATTCATGGTATCGGTAATCAGGGACAGGGTACGCAACTGTACCTGGGTGGCGTGAAGCCGGGCGAAATCGACGGCGAGCTGCTCACCAATGGTGGCCGGGTCGCGGTGCTAGTATCGCATGGCCCCGACCTGCCCACGGCCGTGCAGCTGGCTTATACCGAAGCCGAACTGGTGTATTTTCAGGATAAATACGTGCGCTCCGACATCGGGCAGCGCCCTACCCCCCTGCTCGAAACGAGCGCCTACTAA
- a CDS encoding phosphoribosylaminoimidazolesuccinocarboxamide synthase — protein sequence MNTLPHFATPQLQLLHRGKVRDSYRIDDQTRLIVVSDRLSAFDSVLETAIPHKGAVLNGLANFWFDKTAHIIPNHVKEMIDANAMLVKEAQPIKVEMIVRNYITGSMLRGYQKGQRTFSGVTVPDGLTKHQQFPTPIVTPTTKEESDREITPENLVSEGWVSQELYDKMAEKALELFKVGSDLLASQGIILVDTKYEFGLLNGELILIDEIHTPDSSRFWSAADYAKNPESAEQMDKEYVRQWLIANKVEGKYPRALTPEVAQEATNRYLDIFQRIVGHPLATADETATGGNVANRLVSNLVKAGLMKDAWVNIVMGSPADKEHCQKIRSFFEGYEVFTQLRVCSAHKNGEEIGPMAEVWNRSIEPGVIIAVAGLSNGLGGALAANVNVPVISCPPWKDYAELSMNLNSSVIMPSGTPNLTVVRPDNAAQAALRALNTPRLRERLRHDILATKAKLKAADTEIKAL from the coding sequence ATGAACACGCTCCCACATTTCGCTACCCCCCAGCTCCAGCTCCTGCACCGCGGCAAAGTCCGCGATAGCTACCGCATCGACGACCAAACCCGTCTGATTGTGGTGTCCGACCGCCTCTCGGCGTTTGACAGCGTTTTAGAAACTGCCATTCCGCACAAGGGCGCGGTGCTCAACGGCTTGGCTAACTTCTGGTTCGACAAGACGGCCCACATCATCCCTAACCACGTGAAGGAGATGATTGATGCCAACGCCATGCTGGTGAAGGAAGCGCAACCCATTAAGGTGGAGATGATTGTGCGTAACTACATCACCGGCTCGATGCTGCGCGGCTATCAGAAAGGCCAGCGCACGTTCTCGGGCGTGACCGTGCCCGACGGCCTCACCAAGCACCAGCAGTTCCCTACCCCCATCGTGACGCCGACTACTAAGGAGGAGTCGGACCGCGAAATCACCCCCGAAAACCTCGTAAGCGAAGGCTGGGTGAGCCAGGAACTGTACGATAAGATGGCCGAGAAAGCCCTGGAGCTGTTCAAAGTCGGCTCCGATTTGCTGGCCTCGCAGGGCATCATCCTGGTTGATACCAAGTATGAGTTTGGCCTGCTGAACGGCGAGCTGATTCTAATTGACGAAATCCACACGCCCGACTCGTCGCGTTTCTGGAGCGCCGCCGACTACGCCAAAAACCCGGAGAGCGCCGAGCAGATGGACAAGGAGTACGTGCGCCAGTGGCTGATTGCCAACAAGGTAGAAGGCAAATACCCCCGCGCCCTCACCCCCGAAGTAGCCCAGGAAGCCACCAACCGCTACCTCGATATCTTCCAGCGCATTGTGGGCCACCCGCTGGCCACGGCCGACGAAACCGCCACCGGCGGTAACGTAGCCAACCGTCTGGTCAGCAACCTGGTAAAAGCCGGTCTGATGAAAGATGCCTGGGTGAACATTGTAATGGGCTCGCCCGCCGACAAAGAGCATTGCCAGAAAATCCGCTCGTTTTTCGAGGGCTACGAGGTATTCACGCAGCTGCGCGTGTGCTCGGCCCACAAAAACGGCGAGGAAATCGGCCCGATGGCCGAAGTCTGGAACCGCTCCATCGAGCCCGGCGTGATTATCGCCGTGGCCGGCCTCAGCAACGGCCTCGGTGGCGCCCTGGCTGCCAACGTGAACGTGCCCGTTATCTCGTGCCCGCCGTGGAAGGACTACGCCGAGCTGTCCATGAATCTGAATTCGTCGGTCATCATGCCCAGCGGCACGCCCAACCTCACGGTAGTGCGCCCCGATAACGCGGCCCAGGCGGCCCTGCGCGCCCTTAACACGCCGCGCCTGCGCGAGCGCCTGCGCCACGATATTCTGGCTACGAAAGCCAAGCTGAAAGCGGCTGATACTGAGATAAAAGCGTTGTAA
- a CDS encoding phosphoribosylformylglycinamidine synthase subunit PurQ, producing the protein MIESENQLPKALILTGFGINCEEEMAAAYRLAGGEATIVHLNEVLHGRVSIHDFDILNFPGGFSFGDDLGSGVVLANKLRYRQTGAAGRTLLSDIREFVAAGKFVLGICNGFQVLVKLGLLPNLGGNFEPEVTLTHNASGRYEDRWVRLVVNSLANTPFLSGLTSFEVPVRHGEGRLVVPDATTRERIVNQGLNCLTYAGHDDLETGTYPLNPNGADLNCAGLTDPTGHIFGLMPHPEAYLAGCNHPDWGMKKRRGELTDEGEGLAIFKNIITHLTHRAQEVSAPTTHA; encoded by the coding sequence ATGATAGAATCCGAAAACCAACTTCCCAAAGCCCTTATCCTGACCGGCTTCGGCATCAATTGCGAAGAGGAAATGGCCGCCGCCTACCGCTTGGCGGGCGGCGAGGCTACCATCGTGCACCTCAACGAGGTGCTGCACGGCCGGGTGAGCATCCACGACTTTGATATTCTGAATTTTCCGGGCGGCTTTTCGTTCGGCGACGACCTGGGTTCGGGCGTGGTGCTGGCCAACAAGCTGCGCTACCGCCAGACCGGGGCCGCCGGCCGCACGCTGCTCAGCGACATCCGCGAGTTTGTGGCCGCCGGCAAGTTCGTGCTGGGCATCTGCAACGGCTTTCAGGTGCTGGTGAAGCTGGGGTTGCTGCCCAACCTGGGCGGCAACTTCGAGCCCGAAGTAACGCTGACGCACAACGCATCGGGCCGCTATGAGGACCGTTGGGTGCGCCTCGTGGTGAACTCCCTGGCCAACACGCCCTTCCTGAGCGGGCTTACTTCGTTTGAGGTGCCCGTGCGCCACGGCGAAGGCCGCCTGGTAGTGCCCGACGCCACCACCCGCGAAAGAATCGTGAATCAGGGCTTGAACTGCCTGACCTATGCCGGGCACGACGACCTCGAAACCGGTACTTACCCCCTCAACCCGAACGGGGCCGACCTCAACTGCGCCGGCCTTACCGACCCCACGGGCCATATTTTCGGCCTAATGCCGCACCCCGAAGCCTACCTCGCCGGCTGCAATCATCCCGATTGGGGTATGAAAAAGCGCCGCGGCGAGCTAACGGATGAGGGCGAAGGCCTGGCCATTTTCAAAAATATTATTACTCACCTCACTCACCGGGCGCAGGAGGTTAGCGCGCCTACCACCCACGCCTAA
- a CDS encoding phosphoribosylformylglycinamidine synthase subunit PurL, translated as METNQHSILLTLQPGRHDGDGQRVAADAARHLGLRTGQVRSAALYAVRYPGLTAAQVAGFAAACLQDPVLHTVAIDELAAPEGFQSYIVVAKGPGVTDDEGTSVQNALSDFRNEAIDTRTQHIFSKRIYWVENSLSPSDLRKLAEELLGNKLINRFEVGAVADGIRDYTPRPGGGADARTETIVLGGLSDEQLLQLSKDNMYALNLPEMQAIRDHFAQASLREERVGLGLPADPTDCELEILAQTWSEHCKHKEFSAVIKYKNLETGTEEEIDGLFKTFIKGATSEVDRQLRANGNDWLIKVFSDNAGAVRINPESLFVWKVETHNSPSAIDPYGGAITGILGNNRDPLATGIGGARLLFNTNVLCFGNPDYDGPLLTGQLHPRRIFEGVRKGIEDGGNKSGVPTVNGAIIFDDRYRGKPLVYCGTGAVMPMQLDGKDSWEKVILPGDRIIMAGGRVGKDGIHGATFSSIELDEAAPATAVQIGSPITQKLAMDFLILATRRGLIRCSTDNGAGGLSSSIGELALIPGGAVVELEKVPLKYPGLKPWEIFLSESQERFTLAVAPEKLADLLALGREMEVELTDIGFFNAEGSLDVLFDGQPIAGLSLEFLHEGVPRKTLLAEYTKPAAQEPALPPSLDYNDVLLKLLGSLNICSRESVIRQYDHEVKGRTIVKPLMGATGQAPQDAAVVRFNFESWEGVAVSNGILPRMGDLDAYQMSAGSFDEAVRQIISVGGKLPNLTPGDNIFWSVNDNFCVPDSVYDPAINPDGKQKLAKLVQMCQALRDACAVYCIPLTSGKDSMKNDFKADGVKISVPPTVLYSMTAKVADVRQVVTSDFKQADDVIYLLGETYDELGGSEFYQLYNELGANVPKVNFTKAKALYTLVGEANDQQLIQSSHDLSDGGLAVTLAECTFGREGVGAELDLSSLPPDLSVNALLFSESHSRFVVSIAPEDVVAFESILKNRATRLGRVTADGQLRVRHQATELLSLNTTDLRAAWTNGPVNQTIGLEPATLLG; from the coding sequence TTGGAAACCAACCAGCATTCCATCCTCCTTACCCTCCAACCCGGCCGCCACGACGGCGACGGCCAGCGCGTGGCCGCCGATGCGGCCCGCCACCTCGGCCTGCGCACCGGCCAGGTACGCAGCGCGGCGCTCTATGCCGTGCGCTACCCCGGCCTCACCGCCGCGCAGGTGGCCGGCTTTGCCGCCGCCTGCCTGCAAGACCCTGTGCTGCACACCGTGGCCATCGACGAGCTGGCCGCGCCCGAGGGCTTCCAGAGCTACATAGTAGTGGCCAAAGGCCCCGGCGTGACGGACGACGAAGGCACCTCGGTCCAGAACGCGCTCAGCGACTTCCGCAACGAGGCCATCGACACCCGCACGCAGCACATTTTTTCGAAGCGAATTTATTGGGTAGAGAATTCCCTATCCCCCTCCGACCTGCGCAAGCTGGCCGAAGAGCTGCTGGGTAACAAGCTCATTAACAGATTCGAAGTAGGTGCGGTGGCCGACGGTATCCGCGACTACACGCCGCGCCCCGGCGGCGGGGCCGACGCCCGCACCGAAACCATCGTGCTCGGCGGCCTCAGCGACGAGCAGCTTTTGCAGCTCAGCAAAGACAACATGTACGCCCTCAACCTGCCCGAAATGCAGGCCATCCGCGACCACTTTGCACAAGCTTCGCTGCGCGAAGAGCGGGTAGGGCTGGGCCTCCCCGCCGACCCCACCGATTGCGAGCTGGAAATACTGGCCCAAACCTGGTCGGAGCACTGCAAACACAAGGAATTCAGCGCCGTTATCAAGTATAAAAACCTGGAAACGGGCACCGAGGAAGAGATTGACGGGCTGTTCAAAACCTTTATCAAAGGCGCTACCAGTGAGGTAGATAGGCAGCTGCGCGCCAACGGTAACGACTGGCTCATCAAGGTGTTTTCGGACAACGCGGGCGCGGTGCGCATCAACCCCGAGTCGCTATTCGTGTGGAAGGTCGAGACGCACAACTCGCCCTCGGCCATCGACCCCTACGGCGGGGCCATCACGGGCATTTTGGGCAACAACCGCGACCCGCTGGCCACCGGCATCGGTGGCGCGCGCTTGTTGTTCAATACCAACGTGTTGTGCTTCGGTAACCCCGACTACGACGGGCCTTTGCTGACCGGTCAATTGCACCCGCGCCGCATTTTTGAAGGCGTGCGCAAGGGCATCGAGGACGGCGGTAATAAGTCGGGCGTGCCGACGGTGAACGGGGCCATCATTTTCGATGACCGCTACCGCGGTAAGCCGCTCGTGTACTGCGGCACCGGCGCGGTCATGCCGATGCAGCTGGACGGCAAGGACAGTTGGGAAAAGGTGATTTTGCCCGGCGACCGCATCATCATGGCCGGCGGCCGGGTGGGCAAGGACGGCATCCACGGCGCGACATTTAGCAGCATTGAGCTGGACGAAGCCGCGCCCGCCACGGCCGTGCAAATCGGCTCGCCCATCACCCAAAAACTGGCGATGGACTTCCTCATCCTCGCCACCCGGCGCGGCCTCATTCGGTGCAGCACCGACAACGGCGCGGGCGGCCTCTCGTCGAGCATCGGCGAACTGGCGCTCATCCCCGGCGGCGCGGTAGTAGAATTAGAAAAAGTGCCCCTCAAATACCCTGGCCTCAAGCCCTGGGAAATTTTCCTGAGCGAGTCGCAGGAGCGTTTCACGCTGGCCGTAGCGCCCGAAAAGCTGGCTGATTTGCTGGCGCTGGGCCGCGAAATGGAGGTCGAATTGACCGATATCGGCTTCTTCAACGCCGAGGGTTCGCTCGATGTGCTGTTTGATGGCCAGCCCATTGCCGGCCTTTCGCTGGAGTTTCTGCACGAGGGCGTGCCACGCAAAACCCTGCTGGCTGAGTACACAAAGCCTGCCGCCCAGGAGCCCGCCCTACCCCCCTCCTTGGACTATAACGACGTGCTGCTGAAACTGTTGGGCTCGCTCAATATCTGTTCGCGCGAGTCGGTTATCCGGCAGTACGACCACGAGGTGAAGGGCCGCACCATTGTGAAGCCCCTCATGGGCGCCACCGGCCAGGCTCCGCAGGATGCGGCCGTGGTGCGCTTCAATTTCGAGAGCTGGGAGGGCGTGGCCGTGAGCAACGGCATCTTGCCCCGCATGGGCGATTTGGACGCCTACCAGATGTCGGCCGGCTCGTTTGACGAGGCCGTGCGGCAGATTATTTCGGTGGGCGGCAAACTGCCCAACCTCACGCCGGGCGACAATATTTTCTGGTCGGTAAACGACAATTTCTGCGTGCCCGACTCGGTCTACGACCCCGCCATCAACCCCGACGGTAAGCAGAAACTCGCCAAGCTCGTGCAGATGTGCCAGGCCCTGCGCGACGCCTGCGCCGTCTATTGCATCCCGCTCACCTCGGGCAAGGATTCGATGAAGAACGACTTCAAGGCCGACGGGGTGAAAATATCGGTGCCGCCCACGGTCCTCTACTCCATGACGGCCAAGGTAGCCGATGTGCGCCAGGTAGTTACCTCCGATTTCAAGCAGGCCGACGACGTGATTTACCTCCTCGGCGAAACCTACGACGAGCTGGGCGGCTCGGAGTTCTACCAGCTCTACAACGAGTTGGGTGCCAACGTGCCCAAGGTCAATTTTACCAAAGCCAAGGCCCTTTACACCCTCGTGGGCGAGGCCAATGACCAGCAGCTCATCCAGAGCAGCCACGACCTCAGCGACGGCGGCCTTGCCGTGACGCTGGCCGAGTGCACCTTCGGCCGCGAGGGGGTAGGGGCCGAGCTCGACCTGAGCTCCCTACCCCCCGATTTATCGGTGAACGCGCTGTTATTCAGCGAGTCGCACTCGCGCTTCGTGGTAAGCATAGCGCCCGAGGACGTAGTAGCCTTCGAAAGCATTTTGAAAAACCGCGCCACCCGCCTGGGCCGCGTTACGGCCGATGGCCAACTGCGCGTGCGCCATCAGGCCACCGAGCTACTGAGCCTGAATACCACCGACTTGCGCGCCGCCTGGACCAACGGCCCCGTCAACCAGACGATTGGCTTGGAGCCGGCCACGCTACTAGGTTAA
- the pyrE gene encoding orotate phosphoribosyltransferase, with amino-acid sequence MDTLTILTPGLPPAEVASIIEAQLREEGALLSGHFRLSSGLHSDTYVQCARFLRKPELAAPAMAELASRLRAADINPDVVVGPAMGGVVVSYELARQLGVPSLFTERDANGEMVLRRGFTLAPGERVVIAEDVVTTGKSTLEVARVLGEMGVEVLAVVSLIDRTNGKAELPFPNFALLPVQAAVFAADAVPAHLAGIPAVKPGSRPDSK; translated from the coding sequence ATGGATACCCTAACCATCCTCACCCCCGGCCTACCCCCCGCCGAAGTTGCCAGCATCATCGAAGCGCAGTTGCGCGAAGAAGGCGCCCTGCTGAGCGGCCACTTCAGGCTGTCGTCGGGCCTGCACTCCGATACCTACGTGCAGTGCGCCCGCTTTTTGCGCAAGCCCGAGCTGGCTGCGCCCGCCATGGCCGAGCTGGCCAGCCGCCTGCGCGCCGCCGACATTAACCCCGATGTGGTGGTGGGCCCCGCGATGGGCGGCGTGGTAGTGAGCTACGAGCTGGCCCGCCAGCTCGGCGTGCCCTCCCTTTTTACGGAGCGCGATGCGAACGGCGAAATGGTTTTGCGGCGCGGCTTCACATTGGCCCCCGGCGAGAGGGTAGTGATTGCCGAAGACGTAGTTACGACTGGTAAAAGCACCCTCGAAGTAGCCCGGGTTTTGGGGGAAATGGGGGTCGAAGTGCTGGCGGTGGTGTCATTAATTGACCGGACGAATGGGAAAGCTGAGCTTCCCTTCCCGAACTTTGCCCTGTTGCCGGTGCAGGCGGCCGTGTTTGCGGCCGATGCAGTGCCGGCGCACCTGGCCGGAATTCCGGCCGTGAAGCCCGGCAGTCGGCCGGACTCGAAGTAG
- the pyrF gene encoding orotidine-5'-phosphate decarboxylase has protein sequence MQKLLTRVAQANTLLCVGLDPTGSDEDVTRRLPQVIAETAPYAAAFKPNLAFFLSRGNGTQLLRQVVAAVPDGIPVILDGKFGDIANTAMHYAQFAYDVVGADAVTVNPYMGADAVVPFARPGKFVFALAKTSNQSAVQEAVLQSGEPVSDFTAKMLADLDATHGNIGLVAGATDAAALSRLRQLCPTQWFLVPGIGAQGGDLAAVLKAGLFADGGGLLINASRSIWQAEDSAAAARELMNEINECRPVTASLLNK, from the coding sequence ATGCAAAAGCTCCTCACCCGCGTTGCCCAGGCTAATACGCTGCTCTGCGTGGGCCTCGACCCCACCGGCTCGGACGAAGACGTGACGCGCCGCCTACCCCAGGTCATCGCCGAAACCGCGCCCTACGCCGCCGCCTTCAAGCCCAATCTGGCCTTTTTCCTGAGCCGGGGCAATGGCACGCAGCTCTTGCGCCAGGTGGTGGCCGCCGTGCCCGACGGCATTCCGGTTATCCTGGATGGCAAGTTTGGCGACATTGCCAACACGGCCATGCACTATGCGCAGTTTGCCTACGACGTGGTGGGGGCCGATGCCGTGACGGTGAACCCCTACATGGGCGCCGATGCAGTGGTGCCCTTCGCCCGCCCCGGCAAGTTCGTGTTCGCCCTGGCGAAAACCTCCAACCAGTCGGCCGTGCAGGAGGCCGTGTTGCAAAGCGGCGAGCCCGTGAGCGACTTCACCGCCAAAATGCTCGCTGACCTCGATGCGACCCACGGCAACATCGGCCTCGTGGCCGGTGCTACTGATGCGGCGGCTTTGAGCCGCCTGCGGCAGCTGTGCCCGACGCAGTGGTTTCTGGTGCCTGGCATCGGTGCGCAGGGCGGCGATTTGGCGGCAGTGCTGAAAGCGGGCCTGTTTGCCGATGGCGGCGGGTTGCTGATTAATGCTTCGCGCAGCATCTGGCAGGCGGAGGATTCTGCGGCCGCGGCGCGGGAGTTGATGAATGAGATAAACGAGTGCCGGCCGGTAACGGCTTCGCTGTTAAATAAATAA